One Mangifera indica cultivar Alphonso chromosome 4, CATAS_Mindica_2.1, whole genome shotgun sequence genomic region harbors:
- the LOC123213243 gene encoding uncharacterized protein At5g01610-like, with amino-acid sequence MEKALTTVNSLKVGSLWISKKAKEELSNISQDINTISSTVEEKAKWIFNKLKGKPTKSLPDLLREYNLPPGLFPQNIICYEFDETKAKLIVYLPSTCEVSFKDSTVIRYATRLKANLIRGKLTGIEGMKTKVLVWVKVTSVAVENYKSDKVWFTAGVKKSKAKDAFLMPQNAVRVEEF; translated from the exons ATGGAAAAAGCACTCACAACTGTTAATAGTTTAAAGGTTGGGAGCTTATGGATCTCTAAGAAAGCTAAGGAGGAGCTCTCTAATATCTCTCAAGACATCAAT ACTATCTCAAGTACTGTTGAAGAGAAGGCAAAATGGATTTTTAACAAGCTGAAAG GAAAACCTACGAAAAGCCTGCCTGATCTGCTTCGAGAGTACAACCTACCGCCAGGCCTCTTTCCCCAGAACATAATCTGTTATGAATTTGATGAAACAAAGGCCAAGCTGATTGTGTACTTGCCATCTACATGTGAAGTGAGCTTCAAAGACTCCACAGTTATAAGGTATGCAACACGACTGAAGGCAAATCTAATAAGGGGAAAGCTCACAGGTATCGAAGGAATGAAGACAAAGGTCCTTGTGTGGGTCAAGGTAACAAGTGTGGCAGTGGAGAACTATAAGTCTGATAAGGTGTGGTTCACGGCTGGAGTAAAGAAATCTAAGGCCAAGGATGCTTTTTTAATGCCCCAGAATGCTGTTAGAGTAGAAGAGTTTTGA
- the LOC123214369 gene encoding xylan glycosyltransferase MUCI21-like, producing the protein MFADKRDFERKSTSNWAPLQSPKERRISCDRSHHSYDLCMINGPTVFQPTTSTFFLVDPSAASRPSPVEKIRPYPRKWEAFTMKKIKELTIAATPQTPKCEVQHNVPALVFSAGGYNGNFWHDFNDGIIPLFVTVNSVFEHQDFVLVITEARDRWVSKYENLLQTFSKHPVINLSNENATHCFNSATLSLISHGFMTINPKLMPSSQTFAHFRAFLEKANGHGGNYPSKHISRPRLVLASRKGSVGRVILNQAEVKRVAEEVGFDVIVFKPTPRTPLEEAYAVVNSSHAMVGVHGAALTHSLFLRPGSVLVQVVPLGLEGVAEMCFGKSARAMGLDYMEYKINAEETSLVEKYDKNDLIIKDPVAFRGKNWSDAIMTIYLKEQNVKFDLVRFKEYLQQVYMKAKQFMDKKG; encoded by the coding sequence ATGTTTGCAGATAAAAGGGATTTCGAACGTAAATCAACAAGCAACTGGGCACCTTTGCAATCTCCCAAAGAGAGACGAATCAGCTGCGATCGCTCTCATCACTCCTATGATTTATGCATGATTAATGGTCCGACTGTTTTCCAACCCACAACCTCCACTTTCTTCCTTGTGGATCCCTCCGCCGCATCCCGGCCTTCCCCCGTCGAAAAAATTAGACCTTACCCTCGGAAATGGGAGGCTTTCACGATGAAGAAGATCAAAGAGCTGACCATAGCGGCGACTCCACAAACCCCAAAATGTGAAGTACAACACAATGTTCCTGCTCTAGTGTTCAGTGCAGGTGGGTATAATGGAAACTTTTGGCATGATTTCAACGACGGGATAATTCCCCTCTTTGTCACAGTCAATTCAGTCTTTGAACATCAAGATTTTGTTCTTGTTATCACCGAAGCTCGTGATCGGTGGGTCAGCAAGTATGAAAATTTATTGCAGACGTTTAGTAAGCACCCTGTCATAAACCTGAGTAATGAAAATGCCACTCATTGTTTTAATTCTGCCACTTTGAGCCTAATTTCGCATGGATTTATGACCATAAACCCCAAATTGATGCCAAGTTCACAAACTTTCGCCCATTTTCGTGCTTTCCTGGAGAAAGCCAATGGCCACGGCGGAAACTACCCCTCCAAGCACATTTCTCGGCCGCGGTTGGTGTTAGCGAGTCGCAAAGGTAGTGTTGGGCGTGTTATTTTAAACCAGGCTGAAGTTAAACGTGTAGCTGAAGAAGTAGGGTTTGATGTAATTGTATTTAAGCCAACTCCAAGAACCCCATTGGAGGAAGCTTATGCCGTTGTGAATTCAAGCCATGCAATGGTTGGGGTTCATGGTGCAGCTCTTACACATTCGTTGTTTCTCCGGCCGGGTTCGGTGCTGGTGCAGGTGGTGCCGTTGGGGCTTGAAGGGGTGGCAGAGATGTGCTTTGGGAAATCGGCTAGGGCTATGGGGTTGGATTACATGGAGTATAAGATCAATGCAGAAGAGACCAGCTTGGTAGAAAAGTATGATAAgaatgatttaataataaaagaccCAGTTGCATTTCGAGGGAAGAATTGGTCGGACGCCATTATGACCATATATCTGAAGGAACAAAATGTGAAGTTTGACTTGGTTAGATTTAAGGAATATTTACAGCAAGTTTATATGAAGGCGAAGCAATTCATGGACAAGAAGGGATAA
- the LOC123214368 gene encoding xylan glycosyltransferase MUCI21-like — protein MDQILALPPQSPQIRCDRSHHNYDLCEITVPTVLDSATSTFFLLDSSTSTLPSTVEKIRPYPRKWEKFVMKRIKELTITSGPEIPVCKVKHNVPALVFSVGGYTGNFWHEFNDGFIPLFITVNSIFPDQDFVLVISKASDWWVNKYADLLQTFSKYPIVKLDDDNTTHCFTSATLGLISHGFMTIDPALMPNSKTFLHFRAFLEKSYSNGRNHPTLKRNSLVARPRLVVLSRKGSLGRAILNQDEVKRIAEEVGFDVIVFTPTAKTPLQEAYALINSSHAMLGVHGAALTHSLFLRPGSVFVQVVPLGLEWVAEVCFAKSAWAMGLNYMEYKINAEESTLVEKYDKNELVIKDPGAYRGNNWTEAIMNIYLKEQNVNFDLVRFREYMKEVHKRAKQFMEMEG, from the coding sequence ATGGACCAAATTCTTGCGTTACCACCGCAATCTCCACAAATCAGATGCGACAGATCTCACCATAATTACGATTTATGCGAGATCACTGTTCCTACAGTTCTCGACTCTGCAACATCTACTTTCTTCCTTCTTGACTCTTCCACCTCAACGCTGCCTTCAACTGTGGAAAAAATTAGGCCTTATCCTCGAAAATGGGAGAAGTTTGTGATGAAAAGAATCAAAGAACTCACCATAACATCAGGCCCCGAAATCCCAGTATGTAAGGTAAAGCACAATGTTCCAGCTTTGGTATTCAGCGTTGGGGGGTACACCGGCAACTTTTGGCATGAATTTAACGATGGGTTCATTCCCCTCTTCATCACCGTTAACTCAATTTTCCCTGATCAAGATTTTGTTCTTGTTATCAGTAAGGCTAGCGATTGGTGGGTAAACAAGTATGCAGATTTGTTACAAACATTCAGCAAGTATCCTATCGTCAAGCTGGACGACGATAACACCACTCATTGTTTTACTTCTGCAACTTTGGGTCTTATCTCACATGGATTCATGACTATAGACCCTGCATTGATGCCAAACTCAAAAACATTCCTCCATTTTCGTGCCTTCCTCGAGAAATCCTATAGCAATGGCCGAAACCACCCAACACTGAAGCGCAATTCTCTGGTTGCCAGGCCGCGGCTTGTGGTGCTGAGTCGAAAAGGTAGCCTTGGACGTGCTATATTAAATCAAGATGAAGTAAAACGTATTGCAGAAGAAGTAGGTTTTGATGTTATTGTATTCACACCAACTGCTAAGACCCCTTTGCAAGAAGCTTATGCTCTTATAAATTCAAGTCATGCAATGCTTGGGGTACATGGTGCAGCTCTAACACATTCATTGTTTCTTCGGCCGGGCTCGGTGTTCGTGCAGGTGGTGCCGTTAGGGCTGGAATGGGTGGCGGAGGTTTGTTTTGCAAAGTCAGCTTGGGCCATGGGGTTGAATTACATGGAATATAAGATTAACGCAGAGGAGAGTACCTTGGTAGAAAAGTATGACAAGAACGAGCTAGTGATAAAAGATCCAGGTGCTTATCGAGGAAATAATTGGACGGAAGCTATTATGAACatatatttgaaagagcaaaatgtaaattttgatCTGGTTAGATTTAGAGAATATATGAAGGAAGTGCATAAGAGGGCCAAACAATTTATGGAAATGGAAGGATAG
- the LOC123214483 gene encoding uncharacterized protein LOC123214483, translated as MGTKVQCKSYLPGYYPMRDLNQDNNYSWPLYYGDRTLTNGQYYNGFLPRAAAEAYSGYEKDEVKRKMLEHEDVFKKQVFELHRLYQIQRDLMDEVKRKEQHKHQIPVETSFSSSHLASQITSEDARKWHIPSFPLVNSVVARPSISGIENIHSPLSSMKGSCTQAGPLPFQNGDSSKDVEFLESRPSKVRRKMIDLQLPADEYIDTEDGEQFRDETISGSSSYLPYGNHKFTSNSGVKLLADDGKKSGCQLDASRSDSYLRSTNSLADLNKPIPVEESNTSAYFDPLSHASHKGEIKGHEFSIKTTPQLQGLPKDFSMNSHHLSNGTPNNRHLDINENDRSLFSHVIGTDPTKSNLISVSRGLQYEKLPISSQSTLGLFNKAHEPPAFLLTDQRKVDPLRERTVHGLEISDRNHSNNNHPEFGVASNIPSSYSVASSSGLFNSWPHSVSAWEKPCGSLNQKSMSVQTHSYLNLSDTLSRSQTAAQTYGIFGDSWNLNGNPRPTSRVEGELPNRNGFYYGSSSGTKEHVVLAPSFSYNQLNYGHDDNVVSEHVINHGSAKFYKDSSSVDMKSAKDGNFNAVQGLEFKDGGRKNEDLTMLPWLRAKSSCKHEATSTDRDLNFGDLSFLRSSLKQPVNNNEPGNNQIFTQKLKSDSDSNNVETGKVERSEFLSDRKILGFPLIEKFYTSKNDSSSLTSPSVCIPPPSVVEVENGRKNRVLDINLPCDAAVSDSSQQSADEELIIEKKPETKVASFRHHIDLNSCVSEDEASLMPTVLSTSVKTGGIDLEAPIDLETEDDIMHGAEHPQKSQEAPLQSLQQITELLPDELVRVAAEAIISISSSSPCDHLDDATCNSSETSVKDPLNWFVDIVEIVSSCEDDLESKLDAVLSGRGGEANEESSLEEIDYFESMTLKLTESKEEDYMPKPLVPEDFKVEEAGTTLLPNRTRKGQARRGRQWRDFQRDILPGLTSLSRHEVTEDLQTFGGLMKATGHTWHSGLTRRNFTRSGCARGRRRSVVSPSPVVVASTCTPLMPQLSNIEVGLDDGSLTGWGKTTRRPRRQRCPAGNLPLPMA; from the exons ATGGGAACAAAAGTTCAGTGTAAAAGCTACTTGCCCGGATATTACCCAATGAGGGATCTTAATCAGGATAACAATTATAGCTGGCCACTATATTATGGAGATAGAACGTTGACAAATGGGCAGTATTACAATGGTTTCTTGCCTAGGGCTGCTGCAGAGGCATATTCAGGGTATGAAAAAGATGAAGTTAAGCGGAAAATGCTTGAGCACGAGGATGTTTTCAAGAAACAG GTGTTTGAACTTCACCGGTTATACCAAATACAAAGGGACTTGATGGATGAAGTAAAGAGGAAAGAACAACATAAGCATCAGATACCTGTCGAGACATCATTTTCGTCTAGCCACTTGGCCTCTCAAATTACATCTGAAGATGCTCGGAAATGGCATATCCCCAGCTTCCCTTTAGTGAACTCTGTTGTTGCAAGACCATCAATTTCAGGTATTGAAAACATTCATTCTCCTTTAAGTTCCATGAAAGGAAGCTGCACACAAGCTGGTCCCTTACCTTTCCAAAACGGTGATAGTTCAAAGGATGTTGAGTTTCTGGAGTCCAGACCCTCAAAGGTCAGGAGAAAGATGATTGATCTTCAACTTCCGGCTGATGAATACATAGACACTGAAGATGGGGAACAGTTCAGGGATGAAACAATATCTGGCTCGTCAAGTTATCTCCCCTATGGAAATCATAAATTCACATCCAATAGTGGTGTCAAGCTGTTGGCTGATGATGGGAAGAAGTCTGGTTGCCAGCTAGATGCTTCAAGATCTGATTCATATTTAAGAAGTACAAACAGTTTAGCTGACTTAAATAAGCCTATTCCAGTTGAAGAATCAAATACTTCTGCATATTTTGATCCTCTGAGCCATGCCTCCCATAAAGGGGAAATTAAAGGCcatgaattttctattaaaacaACACCACAGCTTCAAGGTTTGCCTAAGGATTTTTCTATGAACTCCCATCATTTAAGCAATGGGACTCCAAACAACCGACACTTAGACATTAATGAAAATGATAGAAGCTTGTTTTCTCATGTGATAGGAACAG ACCCCACTAAGAGTAACCTGATATCTGTTTCTCGAGGTCTTCAATATGAGAAGTTACCTATATCTTCTCAGTCAACACTGGGTCTGTTTAACAAAGCTCATGAACCTCCTGCTTTTTTGCTAACTGATCAACGCAAGGTAGATCCATTGAGAGAGAGGACAGTTCATGGGTTAGAAATTTCTGATAGAAATCACTCCAACAATAACCATCCCGAATTTGGTGTAGCTTCTAATATACCCAGTTCCTATTCAGTTGCTTCATCTTCTGGTTTGTTTAACTCCTGGCCTCACTCAGTTTCAGCTTGGGAAAAGCCTTGTGGTAGCTTAAACCAGAAGTCAATGTCAGTCCAGACACACtcatatttgaatttatctGATACCTTGAGTAGGAGTCAGACTGCTGCTCAGACCTATGGGATATTTGGAGACAGTTGGAATCTAAACGGCAATCCTAGACCAACCTCAAGAGTTGAAGGTGAGTTGCCTAACCGGAATGGGTTTTATTATGGGTCCTCATCGGGAACCAAGGAACATGTGGTTCTGGCCCCTTCATTCAGTTATAATCAACTGAACTATGGTCATGATGATAATGTTGTCTCTGAGCATGTCATCAACCATGGTTCTGCAAAGTTCTATAAAGATTCAAGTAGTGTAGACATGAAATCTGCAAAAGATGGGAACTTTAATGCAGTCCAAGGTCTTGAATTTAAAGATGGAGGAAGGAAGAATGAGGACCTTACCATGCTGCCTTGGTTAAGAGCTAAGTCTTCTTGCAAGCATGAGGCAACCAGTACTGATAGGGATTTAAATTTTGGGGACTTGAGTTTTCTGAGATCTTCTCTGAAGCAGCCAGTGAATAACAATGAACCTGGAAATAACCAAATATTTACTCAGAAATTGAAGTCAGATTCAGATTCCAATAATGTTGAGACAGGCAAGGTTGAAAGAAGTGAATTCCTGAGTGACAGGAAAATTCTTGGGTTTCCCCTGATTGAAAAGTTTTATACTTCTAAGAATGATTCTTCATCTCTCACCTCCCCTTCTGTGTGCATTCCCCCTCCATCTGTAGTTGAAGTTGAAAATGGCAGGAAGAATAGAGTGCTTGATATTAACTTGCCTTGTGATGCTGCTGTTTCTGACTCAAGCCAACAGAGTGCAGATGAAGAACTGATCATAGAGAAGAAACCGGAAACAAAGGTTGCCAGTTTCAGGCATCACATTGATCTGAATTCATGTGTGAGTGAGGATGAAGCTTCATTGATGCCCACTGTTCTGAGCACTTCTGTGAAGACAGGAGGGATTGATTTAGAAGCCCCAATAGATCTTGAGACCGAGGATGATATCATGCATGGAGCAGAACATCCACAAAAGTCACAGGAAGCACCTCTACAATCACTTCAACAAATAACTGAACTGTTGCCTGATGAACTTGTCAGAGTAGCAGCTGAGGCAATCATTTCCATTTCATCATCTAGTCCTTGTGATCATTTGGATGATGCCACTTGTAATTCATCAGAAACTTCTGTGAAGGACCCCCTTAATTGGTTTGTGGATATAGTTGAGATAGTTTCATCTTGTGAAGATGATCTTGAAAGTAAGTTGGATGCTGTTTTGAGTGGCAGAGGGGGTGAGGCTAATGAGGAATCTTCATTGGAAGAAATTGATTACTTTGAGTCAATGACATTGAAATTGACAGAGTCAAAGGAAGAAGATTACATGCCCAAGCCCCTGGTTCCAGAAGACTTCAAAGTGGAAGAAGCAGGAACCACCTTATTACCAAATCGGACCCGAAAGGGCCAGGCAAGGAGAGGAAGGCAGTGGAGGGACTTCCAAAGGGACATCCTTCCAGGCCTTACTTCTTTATCAAGGCATGAAGTGACAGAAGATCTTCAGACCTTCGGAGGATTAATGAAAGCAACAGGTCACACGTGGCATTCAGGATTGACAAGGAGAAACTTCACTAGAAGTGGGTGTGCCAGAGGGAGGCGGCGGTCTGTAGTTAGTCCATCACCTGTTGTGGTAGCTAGCACTTGCACTCCATTGATGCCACAACTTTCTAATATTGAGGTGGGACTGGACGATGGAAGCCTAACAGGGTGGGGAAAAACAACTAGACGACCTCGCCGGCAAAGATGCCCTGCAGGTAATCTACCTCTGCCGATGGCGTAA